The region GTTGAGTAATGGCCGAGGTGCCCATCGACCCGCCAGTCCCATAAAGCAGAGAGAACCGAAAACAGACTGTTCACACCCAGACTCACTGCCTGCAGAGCTCTGCAGGCTGTATTACAAATTAAGTTGTTCTATATTTTATATTGGGCTGATGTTAACCTTTATATTAAAAATGAGATATTGGCCTTGTCACTTAAATGATGTATGTGATGCGCTTTGTTTGGTTTGTATTCAACATGTATTGTAAAATCAATAGGATTTGATGTGACATTAACCTCAGATCGAATGTAAGTATGGATGCACATGTTTTACCAATGCTATTAAGTGACTATCTAAATAATATTTCCTcactaattattattttatacaaaCTAAAATGTTCAATTATTCTCACATTTTtactaaataaaacaaaacaaacaccaaGGATAAactgtacatatactgtataaactgATTtcatagaagaagaaaaacttaATTTCATTACAACTTTAATGTActttatattgttttatattgtatattttttagaTATTTAGTTCATTTTGAGGCAGCgcaaattagggctgggcaatatatcgatattatatggatatcgtgatatgagactagatatcgtctaagattttggatatcgtaatatcttGATATGACAtaattgttgtcttttcctggttttaaaggctgcattgcagtaaagtgatgtcattttctgaacttaccagactgttctagctgttctattatttgccttttccccacttagacattatatctacaacactgatgattatttatcttaaatctaagtgtgaagatattttgttaaagcaccaattgtcagtcctagaatatcgccgcaatatcgatatcgaggtatttggtcaagaatattgtgatatctgattttctccgtatcgcccagtCCTAGCGCAAataattttttactttttggcaAACCTCCCCTCGTTTGTGACATTTATGCTGAAGTGCAGCCATTGTGTGTAAACAAAAGAGTAGAGGACAGCATGTCTCTCTGTAAATGGCTAGTGTCGGCGCACAGCCTGTAATACTCATTCCCCACATTACCACAGGAACCAcagggtgtctgtgtgtgtgtgtgtgtgtgtgtgtgtgtgtgtgtgtgtgtgtgtgtgtgtgtgtgtgtgtgtgtgtgtgtgtgcgcgcgcgcgtgtgtgtgtcagcacagAGAGAGCACCATGTTGTTAGCTGTAATAGAGGTCCGTACAAATTTCATAAATGTCTCCAGCCCTCCCACACTTGGGCAGAAAATCATGTATATGATACGTGGGTGCATCAGGACAGATGGTCTTTTTCGGATTCATGAATTTGCCTCGATAACCCATTTCAGCTCCTCTGTGTCTTGTACCGTGGACCGTACACAGAGTTTATTAATCATATACCCTATTTCAGAGGCTTTTCCTTACCCTGCAAATAATATCACATCTTAGCTCAAAGTAAGCACCCTCAATTCTATTCTTGGGTATAATAGAAAACGTAATGCCTCAGCTTGACTATAAAATGCATAATTTACCAGTGTTGAACCTCAAAGCTACCACACACTAAACtattctgtgtctgtctttgggAGTGTAGGAGCTGTGTGAGGACCCTCACCTGTTTGTAGATGGCATCAGCGCACACGATTTACATCAGGGACAGCTGGGTAACTGCTGGTTTGTTGCAGCATGCTCCAGCCTGGCCTCCAGAGAGTCTCTGTGGCAAAAAGtaagtgtgtgtttctttgtttgtgtatatgtgtgtttgtctgttgtccatttcttcttcttcttcttcttcttcttcttcttcttcttcttcttcttcttcttcttcttcttcttcctcttcttcttcctcctttcttTAGAGCACTAGACCAAAATGTTTAGTAAATCTCATACAGGTGTATCTTTGAGTTGCCTAACATCATCTGATACAGTAAAAGTTTCCCAACGCAAAGCCACACTGTTAAAGAAATATTGAAACACTTTGGGaaatgctctgttttgttttcttatcAAAAGTCGACGAGACGAGTAAAACAATATCAATCTCAGGTCTGTGTGTTAAGTAACTGAGCTGGAGTCAGGAggtggttagcctagctttgCATCAAAACTGGCAACGGGGAAACTGCTTGCCTGGCTCTCTCCAAAATGAAAAGGCCTGCCTACCACCACCTCAAAAGTTAACTAGTTAACCTGtgtgtttaatctgtacacaaagagaaatgtaaaaacaactGGTGGCGTTATGGGAGTTAACTATTTCTTAGTGAACAACAGCCGGGCGGAGTGACCGTGTGCAGATTCCTAGAGTGACACAGATGTTGCCAGGATTGGTACCATGGTGCCTCTACAGAGACCAAAACCTGTGCTCACCGACCAAATAAGATCCCATTTTCACACAGATATCTTGACGTGAGAGGTCAAGGGACCCCTTTTAAATGCCATTGCCAGTTTTCAGCCTAACTTTAGAGCGTTATTTAGCCCTCTTCCCAACAAGCTAGCATGGAATGGTTGGTACCAATTAATGCCTTAGATCGTCTAGTTATATATCATACCAGTACCCTCACGGAGATCGTTACACCCTCTTAACAGTAATGTTGGCTGAGATCGCTGGGTTTCAAAGGGTTAAAAGAACAGAAATCAACACTGTAGCTTAGTTTATGGCTGACATCCTCATATCATGTATCTAATGCTCATAATACAAATGAGAAAGTTTAAAGTTGCACTGTGTTGTGCTTTGCTTTTTTACTTGTGGTGTCAGCCTTTTGTTGTTTgcttgtggtaaaaaaaaaaaacacactataTGGGCGAAATCCCTGATTCTCCCATTCAGTCAgatagctctctctctctcactgacgACCTCTGCTGCTGATTCAACATGCTAAGTCGGCTGAACGGCTGCTAAGGAGGACAATTTCCAGTCAGGCATACCACAAAAACTTTAGACGAGGGTTGGCCACATATGCTCAATGACTCAATGCCACCCCTACAACCAATAATCTATTGTTTGAAAAGCTAAAATCAAAGTAATTAAGCTACTTTTTAAAGAAACTGTTTGAAAAGAGTCAACACCTttgaaaagagttttttttcctgcacaAAAGTGcataaaagttattttaaaaaaggaCCTTTCTATGTATTCAATTGTAATTATTCCATATTTAGTGTTTAAGTGTCCATTAGGAACCATTATGATTAGAAGTTAGCGCCAGAGGACTCATTACAGCACCGCATCTCAGCAGACTCCATCAGTCAGTAGAAGCCTGATTGGTTAAAGTAGAGTCTCCCTGGACCGGCTGGAAGCACTAAGGCTTCTGTCTGCagtgaatgtgtttttattacattttataacgtgttttattttattttttgtcatttcacatGGCTAACCAGGAGGGAAGTGTCTCCAATGTTTGTAATGCTAGCAAGGGGCTAGCAAGGGGCAGGCTCAGAGGAGAGAGGCCAGTGTAGATGGATAAATGATTAAATGGAGATATTggagattatttatttatttacaaatttATTTATGTCACATAAGAGTCCAGATGAATTACAAGAAATAGTAAATAGAGAGTTAAGAAATGTAGAAATTTGGTTTCGGTGTAATAAACTATCTCTTAACATCAAAAAGACAAACTACATTGTGTTTCATTccaacaaaaatgaaatgaaaaataggCATGTTTGTCTTAAAATAAATGACCAAATTATTGATagagtaaaaaacactaaaTTCCTTGGTGTTTATATTGATGAATGTTTAAATTTCAAATGTCATATTGatcatttaacaaaaaaataagttaaaacattttctcCCGCGCTTAGCACTTCTCACCTTATATAAAACATTGTTTGAGCCTCATTTAAACTATTGTAATGTCATATGGTGTAATACTTTTCCCAGCCACTTGAAAAACCTACagattttacagaaaaaaatcatacGGGCATTAACGTGGTCTGAGCCCAATATCTCCACTCATCCTCTATTTCGTCGTCTTGGCATATTAAGGCTTACTGAATATAATGTCTATCAGAATGCCTGCATGATATTCCAGGTTATCCATAGGTTAAATTACCGTTTATGTGAGCTTATTCCAATAAATCGTCCACTGCACACTTATGACACAAGGAAAAAATATCTAATTACTGTCAAAAAACGACGGTTCAAGTGTACGAGCCTGAGTGTAGTTTGTAGGGGACCGCAGATTTGGAACGAGCTTGAGGAAAACTTGAAAGTGTCGTATTCTATCTCCATCTTCAAGAAAAGCCTAAAGGAAAAATTGCTCATAATATATGATTGCTAATTAGTCTTTAACTGTTTTAGTTTGTGCTGGGATTGTTCGTTGATTGTTTGTAGTATTTGTTTGTTAGTTTAAGTATGTctgtattttgttgtattttttattttgtattttggtaaattgagtttttggtttgtatattttttgttgttgtttattgttattgGGCCCCCTCCGAAAAGCTTTTAGTAGCTTATTTGGGGTTCCACATTTCACGCGCCTTGTATATAATTATTGTACTTTATGAAATTGTGTTAAATGATACATTGATTacgtgtgaaaaaaaaagacgtgaaaaaaataaacgtaAAACGTACAGACAAATACATGGATAGATAAAACCCTTTCAAGCATGCACTTCGTTACATACATACTGgcatttttactttaaatagtttatttacGCATTATTTTTATCAAGGCTCAAGTTTGAActaagaagattgataccagtGTCATGTCTTAActgtgaagctacagccagttaACTTAAtgtagcataaagactggaaacagggggagacCGTTAGCTTGGTTCTGCCCAGAGATTCAAATTAGATTCAAATTATGCTTACCAACACCTCCAGTAGTTACACTTTGTAATAACTATCGACAGCCCAAGTAAGTCTCATTATTGTtgttgtagtctatatccttgacgttcatCTTCTGGGATTGCCCCCGTGCagcaggaaattccgctggatgcatgtattttccatttccttccgctttctttgtgttgggatTTTACATTCGGTGGATTAACGAGGACTAGtattgactgctcctcagatctctgcagggtaaattgagacagcaagctagactatctgtccaatctgagttttctgtcgcacaactattttgcagcggctctgtgcggagtttaacGCCGcacatgacgattgtgattggtttaaagaaatggcaataacccagagcatgttttcttcccatccccgaatgctatatGGAGTAgacagactctcctccagcgcgCTTTTAAGGAGGGTCTAttgatttgtatttattataaggatccccattagctgacgcctagacgaccagctagtcttcctggggtccaaaacaacatttaatcagacaatattaaaacatttcatgacatacacaataaagaaaagaaatttaaaaaataaaataaatacaacaatatCTGCTTACAgaactaaataacaaaaaagacttaaaattaaataaaaacaataacaaaccaaGCAAAATAgagaaatatcaaacaaaattatatattacagtatattacatgGCTGTATACAACATTAAGGTAGCTCACatatacaaaaaagaaaatcaaatatttttaACCACAAATATAAgattaacaaaaaacaaacaaacaaaaaaaacctcatgatAAATAATTTAAGTGAAGGTAagatttaattttctttttaaaatgtatctttCCTGTGATAAAACGACTGTTACTTGGGATATTATTCCACAAACAACTTGCTctgtaaattaaagtttttttcagGTTATTGGATTTTGGTAAAGGCACAATCATCTGCCCCCTACTGGCTCCTCTTGTTAAATAAGTGTGGATATCTGAACTGTAAGTTatgttatcaaaaataaatgatggtgttAAAGTTTGAATAACAGAGTGCAACAAACTAAGCACATTGGCCAATAGTCTTTTTTCAACACTCAGCCATTTAAGATGTTCATGCATTTTAACAACATTGGACCTAGAATTGCACATCAGAACAAGTCTAactgctttgttttgttgtaaccaaataaGGAAAGGTCTCAATGAAGCATCGTTGCATCTCCTTACATGTTCTTCCTTCTTTATTAATGCTCACTATCTCTGCAAACTATAGAGAAAGGAGCATTAGAGATCCTTGAATCTATACCCTAAATAACTTAACTTTTCTGTCTTCTGTTTCAGAGATTTACTGTCTTGTGATGTAAAAGCAGTGTGAAGCCTTTTACACACGGATGTGTAAACCTTTGCATGGGTATTGTCACAATACATCCCCTATTGCAAGCTTCAGTCCAAAACTAGTGGTGTCATATTAACAAACAAAACTATATTATTTTAACTGTAGTGAGCTTTGCAGTTTCGGGTGTCAGGATTGTTCTGAAATGTTCTTTGGCATCCATCTTGACAGAGGAAACAAAGTGATTACCGAGGTGTAATGGGATTTGAAACAAGATGCCACGGCCTGTTGTAGCGAGACGCTGGATTGTGACAGTCTGCTCCGAGAGAATGTTAACATATTGGCATGCTTACACAGTATCTTTACCCTCTGTTTGTCTAACTCTGTTTCATCGTACAAAACACACAATCGTCGTCCAAATCCATATCCAATGAGCAGCATGTTTACTGCTTAATTCCTCCTTTTTTAAACATCTGCAGTTTTTAGTTAAGGATTTTATTATAGGACTTACCTTTatagggaggggggggggcacttCATGTAATTTGCTAATAAAATTGCAGTATACACAATCAGGATGACACTTATTCACTTTCTGACGGAGAGTTGGATGAGAAAATAGTTAACACTCTCATATTTGCCGTTAACTTACAGGTTAAGGTTACAGCCAGCAGCCgtaagcttagcttagcacaaagactgggaACTACTTCTTGGTCAGGCACGGTAACTTTCCGGAGTCTCGACTCATTGCCTGGCAACTGCTCagagccaagaaatagtctATCCCATTATCCTGCGAAAAACAGCAAATTGTCGTTTTCATTCCTTCGTATTTAtccggattaaacaaacaagacatgtttaaaaaaacaagtgttAAAATCTTGTCTCGTCTCaatctcgtgaacccaatctcgtgtctcgtctcgtgagctgggtgtctcgtcacacccctaataTTTATGCATCCATTTAATTGAGACTCTTGAAAATGTGCAGCATTGGACTCTGGAAATCAGAGAATGGTGTGATGATTCAGGTGTCAAGTTAGTTACATGCTTTCAACCAACAAGAAACAAGTCTAATACCTCCTGACATCTCGGttattttcctttctctcacacCTCATCTGACAAGTGTCTTCTCATTCACAGTCACAGTTACTGTTTTATCTCCCTGTTGCAGGGTAAAGCAGGGAGTCCTCAGGAGGAGAGTAGAGCAGGCGGCTGAGAGATGAAATCCAcatgccccccctctctcttgttTGTCAGGGTCACCATGCAAGACGGAGATGGATGAGGCAGCAGGAAGGAACCTGTTCCCTCGTCCACTGGGGAATAtactcaagcacacacacaaaagtgcaCGCTGTCTCTATCCATTATCTCACAGGGGACTCATTTCTACCAAACCCGTCAGGGCTGGCtgtttgtcaaagaggaggagagggtgaAAAACACTTTTGCTCAACACAAGCCCAGAAAATGATTCAtgttcagacattgtttaaaaaaaaaaaaaaaaaaggagatacACCTTTTTGATTTATTCGATTTATTTGTATTTAGCTATAACTAACATCATAGAATACAAAGAAGCAAGTTATATCTTTTGTACAGGTTGTCAGATGATGTAATATTGTAGGCTTTCTCTTGTGCTAACACGTAAGACAGATCCATCCATGCAAAAAAAGCAGGTTTAACCCAAAATTAACTTTGCTTCCTCAACTAAAAGCACACAAGCACAGAAGGAGAGTTTGTAGCAAGTAACCTATGTCCAATTTCTTGAGGTCTCAGCTGTCCGCTGTGAAGGCGATGGAGCAGTCGACAGTCTCAGGGCTGCAGCCGTCTGCAAATGCAAATAGGAAGTACATCACCTTCCTTACCTTGGCCAACTCTGCGATCCTCTCACCAAACTCGTGTGCGTCAGCCTCGTAGCACTGGATGGGCGCGTCGCTGGCGTCGCCCGGCGCCCTCCAGAAAACCCCGACGGGCTCCAGCAGCTGACGTGTCATCAGGTTGGTGAGGTCGGGCGTCCAGAGCTGTGAGGTGGCCGTGACGGTGAGGCGTCCCGTCTGGGCCAGCTGCACCATCCACCGTGAGAATCGGAGGGACTGTTTGGAGAAGTCCAGTCGGTACACGGCCTCGTTGGGCAGCAGCAGGCGTTCACCGTCCTGCCTCTTCTGGCCTCGCTGCTGCAGAGACTGAACCCGCAGGCGCATCACCTCTGTTAGTTGCGTGTCCAGCCGGAAGGGCAGCTCCAACTCTGTAGACATGCTTGAACGGCACACAGCAGCAGGCTGAGAGGTCGATACCAACTGCAAGGCTGGATTAGATTGGCAACTGTGTCGAAACTAAGCGTCTTCACTTTGTCTCTGTCCTCTTCCTTCGGTCCAGTAACTCTCTCTGTGCTCCTGTGCAGTTTGCATGCATGGGAGGGTGGGTCTTACACAGAAATACAGATTAGTTGAGGTGCTAGGCAACAAGATCTAATGACATTTGCAACCACGGCACAGGGTTTGCCCTTAGGGGAGTTTAGTACTGTTTGTCACACATTTGTTTGTCTCTGGTTTTTGCTTGGCTACAAATCTTTGACTCTGATACCAGACATGAAGTGCTGTATTACCAAACTCCTGGAGGCTTGCATTAGCAAAAACTATTTTGTAAGAGCAAGGTAGCTCCTTTGATCTTGGCGCTGGACTCTATGCGgtgagggggaggagggagtgAGGGGAAAGCCTCTTTATTCCCCTTGGTGTGCATTTTGACAGACAGCACGGGAAGCCGAGTTGCCTTCTGCTTGTGTTTCTGGTCAGTTGTCAGGTCACTTACCTACCAGAGTTCAGCTGCTGCATAGCGACACTTGGCCCAGATGAATGCTGAGATAGATAGAGCCTTCGCTGTCTTGCTCTCCACAGTGCAGAGTCAGAGAGTGGTGGGGTGGAGTGCAAGAGAGATTGCCTCCCGAAGGATTACAAAATGACTGTGAGGTTTCTGTGGTGCggggctttgtttttttttttttttaaaggagctGTTGCTGCTTCACAGAGCCGGTCCTCTGGGGAGGCCAGATTCTCTCCATCAGCAGGGTGTCACCTCCTGTAGAGAGGTTTGACAGGAACTGCTGTTCAGTTAGCGCACTTTGACATCTCCAAGGACACCCGCTGTCACTTAAGTCACGTGTGGTGTCGCTCACTGCGTCATTTGCGGTTTTTATAGCACCCAATAACCCTACTGGTAGAGGTTTTACAGGTGCCCTTTCGCAGGTCGCCTTTAGGTTGGTTGCTCTGTTACGACTCTGAGTCACAGTGGGGTCTTGGGAAAACAACActtcatacattttaaaaagcaatcACAACAAGATGTCAAGCAGAAAAtactcgtgtgtgtgtttcaagcaccagcaggcagctgtttgtaaagaaaaaaagctctgataaacccactatGCACTACCCTGTTGGCTACAAAAGCATCATAATGTATTCTGGCTAAATCAATCCATTTATTGTTTAGTTGAATGGTGCAAAAAAGTTTGCAAACCTTACTGTTAGATGCAGAAACAACTATAAGGAGAGCAACAAAGAAAAGGGCCATAccaaataaataactacaactTAAATGTTTCCCATTGTCTCACGGTCTAAAAACACTAAGGATCTGAGTATTCTGCACTCAACTGACAAGAACAATAACGCATGCAGCAGCCGCACCTACACCTAGTTTGCACTAGGTGCTTTTAATTCTATGTGAGGTGCACAGTGGTACAGAAAAAACAGCACAACAACAGTCCTAGTGTTGTCCAAACGAGTGTGCCTCAGCGAACATCATCATAATAGTTAACTGTAACAATGATAAGCTAAGCTTACTACGTTAACTACAACCACATCTCAGTGACCAGGGCTGGCACAGCACCATTTGCATAGCAGGACTGGAGTGACAGCGGTTaggaaaatacagaaatataacAGTATCAGAAAGTCTGTAACCTGTGATGAGGGACAACAAATACAGTAGACACTGCTTCTTTTAAAAGCTGGGGGAGGCAGgttattttttgtgttgttgggCAAAGGttccataataatctttcagcatattttaATTCAAGTGGTcagagagaaaactagacttctgcacctcctccttGGCTCTGTATTCAGGTTTTAGTAAATCTACCCATCACGgtagactttggccaatcacagctcACTTCAGAAAGAGAGAGCGTTCCTATTGGCAGTTCTGCTAATTCAGATACGCGTGCACGTTCCTTCGGAGAAGGTTCTGATAAAGTAACAGCTGGGGTTTTAGCCTACCATGAACACCGGTGTTGTGCCAAGGAACAAATAGCTACGTGGAAGACTCAACAGGGTTTCCCATAGCTATAAGCGACTCATTTATCTACATAAATAGACTATGTTTATTTGTCTGTAACATTAAGGCGACGTGTGAATTGTTTAATGCGTCGTTTAATATTGTGGATTAATtgacagtgttttccaaagttcCATATTGACATGCACCTTATCTACATATAGGCCGACTGATAGGCCTATCTATGTGACTCAA is a window of Perca fluviatilis chromosome 16, GENO_Pfluv_1.0, whole genome shotgun sequence DNA encoding:
- the ompb gene encoding olfactory marker protein b, with protein sequence MSTELELPFRLDTQLTEVMRLRVQSLQQRGQKRQDGERLLLPNEAVYRLDFSKQSLRFSRWMVQLAQTGRLTVTATSQLWTPDLTNLMTRQLLEPVGVFWRAPGDASDAPIQCYEADAHEFGERIAELAKVRKVMYFLFAFADGCSPETVDCSIAFTADS